The following is a genomic window from Amycolatopsis sp. BJA-103.
AGCCCGCTAAACGCGATCCGTCACCGGCGCAGCCAGCCGGTGGCGTTCGCCCGCAGCGCGACCTCGTAAGCCGGGCTCACGGTGTACGCCTCCGGCAGGTTCCCGTTCAGCTCCAGTGACACGAGGCCGTGCACGGTGCCCCAGCAGCTCACGACGATGACCTCGGGCGGCGCGCCGATGAAGACGCCGTCCGCGACGGCCTTGCGGATCGTCTCCTCCAGTGGCGCCATCGTGGCGCGAGCCTGCTCGGACGTCTCCTCCGCCGGTTCGAAACCCGGCACCGACTTCGTGAACATGATCGCGTAGAGATGCGGGTCGGCCAGCGCGCTTTCCCGGTACGCGACGCCGAGCCGCACCAGGTCCTCGACCGGGTCGCCGCTCAGCGAGACCCCGGACATCCGCTGGCCGAAGCGGCGGAAGCCTTCGGAGAACAGGGCGCTGACCAGGTCCGTCTTCCCGCCGAAGAGTGAATAGACCGCCGTGGTGGACGTGCCGACGTCGGAGGCGAGCTTGCGGAGGCTGAGGGCCTTCGGGCCGTCGGCCGAGATGAGCTCACCGGCGCGGTCCAGCAGTTTCAGCCGGAGGTTCTCGTCGTGCGTCCTGGGGCGGGGCATGAGCAGAGCGTAACGCAACGCTGTTATCAATCGCGGGAATTCGGAGTTGACCTGGAGCGCACTCCAGGTCGTACTGTCGTTCACATGAGCTACTCGATAGCGGAAGCCGCGCGACGTAGCGGGTTGTCCATCGACACTCTCCGGTACTACGAGCGCATCAAACTCGTCGAGCCCCCGGCACGGGACGCCGCGGGGCGCCGCGCCTACACCGACGACGACCTCGGGTGGCTGGGGTTCCTGACCAAGCTGCGCCTGACCGGCATGCCCATCAAGCGCATGCGGGAGTACGCCTCCCTCCGTCACCACGGCGCGTCGAGCGCGGGACGGCGCAAGGCGATCCTCGTCGACCAGCGCACGTCGGTCGCCGACCGGATCACCGAGTTGCAGGCCTGCCTCGACATCCTCGACTACAAGATCGACCACTACGACCAGGTGGAACGCAAGGTGCTCGGCATCGGCACCACCGTGGAGGGAATTTCAGCGTGATCAGCACCAGGAGGCTCGGCGGGCTGGAAGTCGGGGCGCAGGGGCTCGGCTGCATGGGGATGAGCCAGGCCTACGGCGTCCGGGACGACGACACGGAGTCGATCGCCACCGTCCACCGCGCGCTCGAACTCGGCGTGACGATGCTCGACACCGCGAACGTCTACGGCGCCGGAGCGAACGAAGAGCTGGTCGGCCGCGCGATCGCGGGCAAGCGGGACCAGGTCGTGCTGGCGACCAAGTTCGGCATCATCTGGACCGAAGACGGCGGGATGGCCGCTCGCGGCGACGCGGCGTACGTCAAGCAGAGCTGCGAAGAGTCGCTGCGCCGGCTGAACGTCGATCACATCGACCTCTACTACCAGCACCGCGTCGATCCGAACACGCCGGTGGAAGAGACCTGGGGTGCGCTCGCGGAGCTGGTGGACGAGGGCAAGATCCGGTTCGCCGGGATCTCCGAAGCCGGCGCCGAGACGATCCGCCGCGCCCACGCCGTGCACCCGGTGGCCGCGCTGCAGAGCGAATGGTCGCTGTGGACCCGCGGCATCGAAGGCGAGATCCTTGCGACGACTCGCGAGCTGGGGATCGGTGTCGTGCCGTTCTCGCCGCTCGGCCGTGGTTTCCTCACCGGCAGCGTGACCTCGATGAAGGACCTGCCGGCGGACGACATGCGCCGCGGGCTGCCCCGGTTCGCCGAGGGCAACTTCGAGCGCAACATGGCGATCGTCGAAGCCCTGCGCGCGTTGGCGGCGGAGAAGGGCGTCACCGCCGGACAGCTGGCGCTCGCGTGGGTGCAGTCGCGGGGCGACGACGTCGTGCCGATCCCGGGCACCAAGCGTCGCAAGTACCTCGAAGAGAACGCCGCAGCGGCGGAACTGGAACTGTCCGAAGTGGACATCGAGGCCATCGAAAAGGCCGCGCCCGCCGAGGCGATCGCCGGTGAGCGTTACCCGGAGCGGCTCGCCCGCGCCGCCGGCAAGTAAACCGAAAGAATTGCGAGAGAAATCATGACGGGTTCCACCCTGCCCACCCGCAGGCTCGGCACGCTGGAAGTCGGCGCGCAAGGGCTCGGCTGCATGGGCATGAGCGAGTTCTACGGCCAGGGCGACGACACCGAATCGATCGCGACCGTCCACCGTGCCATCGAGCTGGGCGTGACGCTGATCGACACGGCCGACATGTACGGCTTCGGCCGCAACGAGGAACTGGTCGGCCGCGCGCTGGCGGGCAAACGGGACCAGGTCGTGCTGGCCACCAAGTTCGGCATCGTGCGCGACGAGGCCGACCCCGGCAAGCGCGGGATCCGCGGCGACGAATTCTATGTGCGGCAA
Proteins encoded in this region:
- a CDS encoding MerR family transcriptional regulator encodes the protein MSYSIAEAARRSGLSIDTLRYYERIKLVEPPARDAAGRRAYTDDDLGWLGFLTKLRLTGMPIKRMREYASLRHHGASSAGRRKAILVDQRTSVADRITELQACLDILDYKIDHYDQVERKVLGIGTTVEGISA
- a CDS encoding aldo/keto reductase, translating into MISTRRLGGLEVGAQGLGCMGMSQAYGVRDDDTESIATVHRALELGVTMLDTANVYGAGANEELVGRAIAGKRDQVVLATKFGIIWTEDGGMAARGDAAYVKQSCEESLRRLNVDHIDLYYQHRVDPNTPVEETWGALAELVDEGKIRFAGISEAGAETIRRAHAVHPVAALQSEWSLWTRGIEGEILATTRELGIGVVPFSPLGRGFLTGSVTSMKDLPADDMRRGLPRFAEGNFERNMAIVEALRALAAEKGVTAGQLALAWVQSRGDDVVPIPGTKRRKYLEENAAAAELELSEVDIEAIEKAAPAEAIAGERYPERLARAAGK
- a CDS encoding TetR/AcrR family transcriptional regulator yields the protein MPRPRTHDENLRLKLLDRAGELISADGPKALSLRKLASDVGTSTTAVYSLFGGKTDLVSALFSEGFRRFGQRMSGVSLSGDPVEDLVRLGVAYRESALADPHLYAIMFTKSVPGFEPAEETSEQARATMAPLEETIRKAVADGVFIGAPPEVIVVSCWGTVHGLVSLELNGNLPEAYTVSPAYEVALRANATGWLRR